The Flavobacterium sp. 140616W15 sequence ATTTCAATATTGAATTTAGGAACAGTAGTGTCCGAAAATAAGCCTTTGGCAAATCCAGCAACAGAAAAATCTCCTGTAGTTTTTACACCATCCAATCCAGAAGAATAGGCAGATGGAATTAACCCCAAAAAGTTAGTAAACGATGAGGTAGGAGTTTTAAACTTTAAATCATATTGTTGACCACCTTCAACCATTTGAATAAAACCATCAAATTCTAATGGTAACTGATTAATCAACGCTTTGTTTTCTTTAAAGGTGTATTTGCTTTTTTCTAAATCAATACCTAAAACAGCATCAAGAGTTAGTGATACATTTTTCATGTAATTTATCTTGTCCATATCCAAAGATACTTTGGCAGTCGATTTTGTAGTTAAGTCCAGCTTCGAAGCTGTAAAATCACCTTTTCCTTCATGGTTCAAGCTATCAATAACCATTTTTATTTTGGAACCTTGGTCAAAATATCTAAAAGTAAAATTTTCAATTTTGTACCCTTGGATTTTTAAAGAAAGTGGTTTGCTAGCAGTTTCGTCTTTTTTAGATTCGTCTTTTTTTAGTGCAATGTCAAAATTTCCAACACCATTTTTATCGAATATAATATTGATTAATCCATTTTTAGTATCAATTCCTTGAATGCTCAGAGGTTCATCTTTTCCTTTGAAAAGTTCTTTAATACTCATTTTTAAATTCAATTCTCCTAATGAAACTAAAGTATCACCTTCAAAAGGAGCTTTGTTTATAATCACTAGTTTTTCTATAGAAACATTGGCATTCGGGAAGTTTTTAAATAAACTCAAATCGGCATCGACAAAACTAACTTTGGCATCAACGCTCTCATTGATGGCTTCGGATATTTTGGTTTTAATTTGGTCTTTAAAAAAAAACGGAATGGCAAATAAAGAAGCAATCAGTAAAACGATTACTATTCCTGCGATTTTCAGAACTTTCTTTAGCATATGTATAGTTATTTGAATTCAGTTATTACAAGCAATTTTTATGCCTGCTTATTGCAAAAATAAACTTTTATGAGTTATTCTTTTTGAATTTCCCTTATAAAAAGAAATTCAAGTATGCTCTTTTGTAAGTCTTGTATTAAGTTTAATCAAAAAAAAATAGCCTACAACATATCGAGGGGATGATATGAGTAAGCTATCCAAAAAAATAAACAGGGTTATTATCGTTATGAATTCTACTAGCTTAAAATGTCTTAAATGCTTGTATAACCTCCCTTGTAATATTTTGCTAAAGTAGCTACAAGATGCACTTATATGTGTTATCGCTAAATTAAACCTGAGTTAACTTTAATGAATTTTATAAGTTAGGATTGTTGTTGGTATATGTTGAAAACTTTCCATCGCATTTTTCGAATCTCAAAGCAGGGTTAATAAATTAATTGATGGGAATCCGCATAATTCGTGGTGAAAAAACTTCTATTGTTGCATAAAACAAAAAATCCGTTTAAGTCTGACTTAAACGGATTGTGATTGTAATGAAGTTATATTTATTGAATATTAATTTCGAATGGCATCATGGCTTGTACGCCTTTTTTATTTTGTAATCTTTTTACCTGTTCGATAATAAAATAATTTTCTTCACCTATTTCTTCTTTAATAAAATTCTCTTTTGATTTTGCAAAAGGCAAGTTTTGCAACATATCATTGAATTTCTTTTCGTATTCTGGATAGTTTTGTGTGCTGTAGTCTTTTATTTTGGCAAGAGTTGCAGCTTCAGCTATAGCGTCATTTAATCCACCAATTTTATCTACAAGACCAATTTTAAGGGCTTCAGAACCAGTCCAAACTCTTCCTTGTGCAATTGCATCAACTTGCTCAAAAGTCATTTTTCTTCCTTCGGCAACATGGGTTACAAAAGTTCTGTAAATATGTTCGACACTTTCTAAAGTTACAGCTTTGAAGTTCTCATCCAAAGGTACGAATGGACTATAGTTGGCAGCATTTGTATGAGTTTTTACTTGCTCAGTATTAATTCCTAGTTTGTTTGCTAAAGGAGTGAAATTTGGTAGTACTCCAAAAACTCCAATAGAACCAGTTATTGTATTGCTTTCAGCAAATATTTTATTAGCATTACAAGCAATATAATATCCTCCAGATGCTGCATAATTCCCCATAGAAACAACAACAGGTTTTACTTTTTTAGTTAACTCTACTTCTCTCCAAATCAAATCTGAAGTTAAAGCACTTCCTCCAGGGCTATTAATTCGTAGTACAATTGCTTTTACATCTTTATTTTTGCGAGCTTCCTGTAAAGAACGACGCATAGATCCTTCACCAATAACTGTAACGTCACCTTCGCCACTTTGAATTTCTCCTTGAGCATAAATAATAGCTATTTGGTCACCCGAAGTGCTAGAACTAGTAGCAGTAGTAATGAAGTTTTGAGTGTAATCAGAAATAGAAATTTTATTATAGTCATCATCACCAGTTACCTTCAGGACTTTTTTAATAGCATCATGATATACATCTTCGTAAGCTATAACATCTACAAGGCGTTCTGCTTTTGCCATTTCAGGTGTTCTAGCTAAAAGACCGTTGGCGATTTCATTTAATCGATCAACAGGAATGTTACGACTTTTAGAAATGTCGGCAACAACAGTATTCCAGATTGAGCTTAATAAAGCGCCAGTTTGTTCTCTGTTGGCATCACTCATTTTGTTTTCAAGAAATGGTTCAACAGCACTTTTATATTTTCCATGACGGATTACTTCCATATGAATACCTGACTTATCTTGAAAATCTTTGAAAAACATAATTTCAGAAGACAATCCTTTAAAATCTAAATCACCGACAGGATTTAAGTAAATTGTATTTGCAACAGAATTTAAATAATATTCTTTTTGAGAATACCCATTAGAATACGCCATTACAAACTTTCCTGATTTTTTAAAACTTTCAAGAGCATTTCGTAAATCTTTACTTTGAGCCATTCCTAAAGAAGAGGCATCATTAAGAATAGAAATCCCTTTGATGTTATCATCAGTTTTTGCAACATCTATGGCATTAATGATATCTGTTAGCCCAATACCTTTTTGCTCAGAAAAAATAGTTACCCAAGGGTCTTTATATTTTCCAGCATAATCATTTTGTATTTTTCTTAAATCAAGTTCAATTACAGAGTCACTTTTTACGGTAACAGCATTACTATCGCCTCCAAAAAGCGCTGCTAATAACATCATTCCAAAAAAGGACAGCATGAAAAAAACAAAAATACCGATTACGGTAGCTATTACATTTCCTAAAAATTTCATAATTACATTTTTTTAATAAGTAGCTTAAAGTGCTGAATTGTTACAAATCTTAAGATGAAATAGCCAATAATTGCATAGCTCTAGCTTGATTAAGATGATTTATTGTTGTTTTGTTTTAAAAATAAAATAAGATCCTCTTTGTCTTTAAGACGGGATTCATATTGTTCTTTTACAAAGATAATTTTTTCTTTTAAAGTACTTACATGTTCTTTGAGTTCTAATACTAATTGTTCAGAATAATGTAGTGTCTGTGAAGATTGGATACTAATTTCTTCGTTGTAATCATTAAAAGTTAATGTTGTATTTTTATTTCTTAGTTGGTTTTTATCGACCTCTAATACTTTCGCAAGAATATCCCATTCATGCTCTTGTATTTTACTACTTCCTCTTTCTTTTCGATAATATTGAGGTTGAGAGATCTCCAAATATTCTGCCATTTGTTCTTGAGAGAAGCCTCTGCTTTCTCTAATCTGTCTTAATTTAATTCTCATACCCATTTTCTTTTAATATTAAATTTATTTATTATGCAGTTATTATGCGATTTTTAATAAGAAAGAATAAAATTATAAAATAAGTTTGAAAAATAGAACTATTCTTACTTTATTTTTAAAATCTTAACGTATAAGGATTATAATTAAGGAGGTGGTTTTTGTAGATTAGTTATTAATTAAAAATTTAAAACCAATTTTTAAGAATGTAGAAAATCAATTACCAGAAGGGTTTTTAGAAAAAGAAAACCAATTGCTTGAAAAATTTCAAGTTGAAGAATTAGAGAAGAGATACGAATTTGCTTGGATTGATGAAGTTGTTATAGGGCCATCAGAATCGGGAGCGACATTCTAGCATTTAGTGATTAATCACTTCAAATTTTGAAAGAAGCACATATTTTGAGTGCTTCTTTCTTTTTAGAATTTATAAAAAAGATTAAATATGAAGCAGATTTTTAAACTTTTATTTTTTTTATTCTTGCTATCTTTTCCATTGCAAGGCCAGGAAATAGTGCTTAACAAAGTTGTTGCAGATATCGATACAAAATTACCTTTGAAATCTGTAACTGTTTTTAATGACAAAGACAATTCGATAACAAACGAAGAAGGAGTGTTTGTTTTTGTTTCAAGTAAGAATGAAATAAATTTTAGTGCAATAGGGTATAATGATATAAAAACCACATTTGATTTGCTTATAAGTAAGGACACAGTTTTTATGGAAAGAAAAGCAATTGTGTTGGATGAAGTTATAGTGAACAATGCCAGTGCTTATATGAGAAAAGTGTATGATAATATCAATGTAAATTATCCTATAGAGCCTTATGGAGAGAATTTTTTTCTGAGATGTCTGTTAAAAAAGAATGAAGCAATTGTAAGATTACAGGATATTTCGGGGAAAGCATATAGAGAAAGACTGTTTAGAACTAAAGAAAAGAAGAATAGTGTTTATACGATTGAAATTGTAAATATGAGAAAAACAGGTATTTCGGAAACGAATGATGCTACGAATTTTCAATTCCAAAGTTTTAAACAAACACTCGATAGAACATCTGCGATATTGTTAAATGTAGAAGATAAATATTCTTTTAC is a genomic window containing:
- the sppA gene encoding signal peptide peptidase SppA translates to MKFLGNVIATVIGIFVFFMLSFFGMMLLAALFGGDSNAVTVKSDSVIELDLRKIQNDYAGKYKDPWVTIFSEQKGIGLTDIINAIDVAKTDDNIKGISILNDASSLGMAQSKDLRNALESFKKSGKFVMAYSNGYSQKEYYLNSVANTIYLNPVGDLDFKGLSSEIMFFKDFQDKSGIHMEVIRHGKYKSAVEPFLENKMSDANREQTGALLSSIWNTVVADISKSRNIPVDRLNEIANGLLARTPEMAKAERLVDVIAYEDVYHDAIKKVLKVTGDDDYNKISISDYTQNFITTATSSSTSGDQIAIIYAQGEIQSGEGDVTVIGEGSMRRSLQEARKNKDVKAIVLRINSPGGSALTSDLIWREVELTKKVKPVVVSMGNYAASGGYYIACNANKIFAESNTITGSIGVFGVLPNFTPLANKLGINTEQVKTHTNAANYSPFVPLDENFKAVTLESVEHIYRTFVTHVAEGRKMTFEQVDAIAQGRVWTGSEALKIGLVDKIGGLNDAIAEAATLAKIKDYSTQNYPEYEKKFNDMLQNLPFAKSKENFIKEEIGEENYFIIEQVKRLQNKKGVQAMMPFEINIQ
- a CDS encoding helix-turn-helix domain-containing protein, encoding MRIKLRQIRESRGFSQEQMAEYLEISQPQYYRKERGSSKIQEHEWDILAKVLEVDKNQLRNKNTTLTFNDYNEEISIQSSQTLHYSEQLVLELKEHVSTLKEKIIFVKEQYESRLKDKEDLILFLKQNNNKSS